Proteins encoded together in one Pantoea sp. CCBC3-3-1 window:
- a CDS encoding choline transporter has translation MPTTEIPRKEQQDRINPVVFYTSAALILIFTLTTIFYTSLSDRWINNTLEWVSNTFGWYYLLAATVYLVFVILIAASRFGSIKLGPEQSKPEFSMMSWAAMLFAAGIGIDLMFFSVAEPVTQYMMPPEGQGQTMEAARQAMVWTLFHYGVTGWAMYALMGIALGYFSYRYGLPLTIRSALYPIFGKRINGWIGHSVDIAAVVGTIFGIATTLGIGVVQLNYGLKVLFDVPEGITAQAALIALSVVMATISVTSGVNKGIRILSELNVLLALGLILFVLFMGDTSFLLNALVLNVGDYINRFVGMTLNSFAFDRPTEWMNNWTLFFWAWWVAWSPFVGLFLARISRGRTIRQFVVGTLTIPFIFTLLWLSIFGNSALNEIIHGNLALAQETLAHPERGFYSLLAQYPAFTFSASVATITGLLFYVTSADSGSLVLGNFTSRLSDINNDAPNWLRIFWSLAIGLLTLGMLMVNGVTALQKTTVIMGLPFSFVIFFVMAGLYKSLRVEDHRRASSTVSTPPVPVSREDRLNWKQRISRVMNYPGSTHTRKMLDNVCRPAMEEVAMELERRGAKVQVSERPPLEDERLNHLEMLVNLGDEQSFLYQIWPQRYSVPAFTYRARSGKSDYFRLETFLLEGTQGNDLMDYTKEQIINDILDQYERHLTFLHIHREAPGNSMPFPEV, from the coding sequence ATGCCGACGACTGAAATACCCAGGAAAGAACAACAAGACCGCATTAACCCCGTGGTCTTTTATACTTCAGCAGCGCTGATCCTGATATTTACCCTGACCACAATTTTCTACACCTCGCTTTCTGACCGGTGGATCAACAATACCCTTGAATGGGTCTCTAACACCTTCGGCTGGTATTATCTGCTTGCCGCCACCGTCTATCTGGTGTTCGTCATTTTAATTGCCGCCTCACGCTTTGGCTCCATTAAGCTTGGGCCGGAGCAATCAAAACCAGAATTCAGCATGATGAGCTGGGCAGCGATGCTGTTCGCAGCGGGTATCGGTATCGATCTGATGTTCTTCTCGGTAGCTGAACCCGTTACGCAATATATGATGCCACCCGAAGGTCAGGGACAAACCATGGAAGCGGCCCGTCAGGCGATGGTCTGGACGCTGTTCCACTACGGTGTTACCGGCTGGGCCATGTACGCGTTGATGGGCATTGCGCTCGGCTACTTCAGCTACCGTTACGGCCTTCCGCTGACCATCCGCTCGGCGCTTTACCCTATTTTTGGTAAACGCATTAACGGCTGGATCGGTCACTCGGTGGATATCGCCGCGGTGGTGGGGACTATCTTTGGTATTGCCACCACGCTGGGGATTGGCGTGGTTCAGCTGAACTACGGCCTTAAGGTTCTGTTTGACGTGCCTGAAGGGATCACCGCGCAGGCTGCGCTGATTGCGCTGTCGGTGGTGATGGCGACGATTTCGGTGACGTCCGGCGTCAATAAAGGCATTCGCATCCTGTCTGAGCTAAACGTCCTGCTGGCGCTGGGCCTGATCCTGTTCGTCCTGTTTATGGGCGATACCAGCTTCCTGCTGAATGCGCTGGTGCTGAACGTTGGTGACTATATCAATCGTTTTGTTGGCATGACGCTGAACAGTTTTGCTTTCGACCGCCCTACGGAATGGATGAACAACTGGACGCTGTTCTTCTGGGCATGGTGGGTTGCCTGGTCGCCGTTTGTCGGGTTGTTCCTGGCACGTATTTCCCGTGGTCGTACCATTCGTCAGTTCGTTGTGGGCACGCTGACTATTCCGTTTATCTTTACCCTGCTGTGGCTGTCGATTTTCGGCAACAGCGCGTTGAACGAAATTATTCACGGCAATCTGGCGCTGGCTCAGGAAACGCTTGCCCACCCTGAACGCGGTTTCTACAGCCTGCTGGCGCAATATCCGGCGTTTACCTTCAGCGCTTCGGTGGCCACCATTACCGGCCTGCTGTTCTATGTTACCTCAGCGGATTCCGGCTCGCTGGTGCTGGGTAACTTTACCTCGCGCCTGAGCGACATTAATAACGATGCGCCAAACTGGCTGCGTATCTTCTGGTCACTGGCTATCGGTTTACTGACGTTGGGCATGCTGATGGTTAACGGCGTAACGGCACTTCAGAAAACCACGGTGATTATGGGCCTGCCCTTCAGCTTTGTGATTTTCTTTGTGATGGCGGGCCTGTATAAATCCCTGCGCGTAGAAGACCACCGTCGGGCAAGTTCTACAGTCAGTACGCCGCCGGTGCCGGTTTCACGTGAAGATCGCCTGAACTGGAAGCAGCGTATTTCCCGCGTGATGAACTATCCTGGCAGCACGCATACCCGGAAAATGCTGGATAATGTCTGTCGTCCGGCAATGGAAGAGGTCGCCATGGAGCTGGAGCGACGCGGTGCGAAAGTGCAGGTCAGTGAGCGACCACCGCTGGAAGACGAGCGTCTGAACCATCTGGAGATGCTGGTAAATCTGGGTGATGAGCAGAGCTTCCTGTATCAGATATGGCCACAGCGCTATTCCGTTCCGGCATTTACCTACCGTGCACGTAGCGGTAAGTCCGACTATTTCCGCCTCGAAACCTTCCTGCTGGAAGGAACACAGGGCAACGATCTGATGGACTACACCAAAGAGCAGATTATTAATGACATTCTCGATCAGTACGAACGTCATTTAACCTTCCTGCATATTCACCGTGAAGCGCCGGGCAATTCCATGCCCTTCCCTGAAGTTTGA
- the msrA gene encoding peptide-methionine (S)-S-oxide reductase MsrA — translation MMTEYAIIAGGCFWCTEAVFKQINGVESVESGYIGGHVANPTYRQVCTGETGHAEAIRLGFDPEKISYGDLLDISFATHDPTQLNRQGNDIGTQYRSAIFPANEAQAVEAKAAIARAQVDHDEPVVTTIESDAQWYPAEDYHQNYWEGEGQENRYCLAVIPPKLQKLHKRFADRTK, via the coding sequence ATTATGACTGAATATGCAATTATCGCTGGCGGCTGTTTCTGGTGTACAGAAGCAGTCTTTAAACAGATTAACGGTGTGGAATCGGTAGAAAGTGGCTATATCGGGGGCCATGTAGCCAACCCGACCTATCGCCAGGTTTGTACCGGCGAAACGGGCCACGCGGAAGCCATTCGCTTAGGTTTCGATCCGGAAAAAATCAGCTACGGTGATTTGCTGGATATCAGCTTCGCCACGCACGATCCTACCCAGCTAAACCGTCAGGGTAACGATATCGGCACTCAGTATCGCTCGGCGATTTTCCCAGCCAATGAAGCTCAGGCGGTGGAAGCGAAAGCGGCGATTGCCCGTGCGCAGGTTGATCATGACGAACCGGTCGTCACCACTATTGAAAGCGATGCACAGTGGTATCCTGCTGAAGATTATCACCAGAACTACTGGGAAGGCGAAGGGCAGGAAAACCGCTATTGCCTGGCGGTCATCCCGCCAAAACTACAAAAACTGCATAAGCGTTTCGCTGACCGCACCAAATAA